A window of Cryptomeria japonica chromosome 3, Sugi_1.0, whole genome shotgun sequence contains these coding sequences:
- the LOC131036747 gene encoding NAC domain-containing protein 35 isoform X2 gives MFFQGMNSPKPDESSKHNQDVVMPGFRFHPTEEELVEFYLRRKVEGKHFNIELITFVDLYRYDPWELPGLAAIGEKEWFFYVPRDRKYRNGDRPNRVTASGYWKATGADRMIRDDNNCCIGLKKTLVFYRGKAPKGKRTSWIMNEYRLPQLEIQRTHKNELSLCRVYKKAGTGEDRLEPKESHNLPAKVNENGEFSLAAITESFNRRPCQGNSSEFVRLQELPVASANHNNDDREMRCKLIVEERFASQMEFADAELENMQARIATESAWSRGMGEDVQLCLYPRAPHPTLEDLYNPCPPQLVVAYNTSLPACSDKLWEWNPVRNNGAPC, from the exons ATGTTTTTCCAAGGGATGAATTCTCCCAAGCCAGATGAGAGCTCCAAGCATAACCAGGATGTGGTTATGCCGGGCTTCAGGTTTCATCCTACGGAGGAAGAATTGGTGGAGTTTTACCTTCGCAGAAAGGTGGAAGGAAAGCATTTCAATATCGAACTTATCACTTTTGTCGACCTCTATCGCTACGATCCTTGGGAACTTCCAG GTTTGGCTGCAATTGGAGAAAAAGAGTGGTTCTTTTACGTGCCGCGAGACAGAAAGTACAGAAATGGAGATAGGCCAAACAGAGTGACAGCGTCAGGGTATTGGAAGGCCACGGGAGCAGACAGGATGATCCGCGATGACAACAATTGTTGCATCGGATTGAAGAAAACGCTTGTATTTTACAGAGGCAAAGCACCAAAGGGTAAACGCACCAGCTGGATTATGAACGAATACCGCCTACCGCAGCTTGAAATCCAAAGAACTCATAAG AACGAACTGTCACTTTGCCGTGTATACAAAAAGGCTGGAACAGGCGAAGACCGTCTTGAACCCAAGGAATCTCACAACCTACCTGCAAAAGTAAATGAAAATGGTGAATTTTCCTTAGCGGCAATCACAGAGTCATTTAACAGGCGCCCTTGTCAAGGCAATTCAAGTGAATTTGTCAGGCTACAAGAGTTGCCAGTGGCTTCAGCAAATCATAATAACGATGACAGAGAAATGAGGTGCAAGTTAATTGTGGAGGAAAGATTTGCAAGTCAGATGGAATTTGCAGATGCAGAGTTGGAGAACATGCAGGCACGTATTGCTACCGAAAGCGCGTGGAGTCGGGGGATGGGCGAAGACGTTCAGCTGTGTTTGTATCCGAGAGCTCCGCATCCCACGCTGGAAGATCTCTATAATCCATGCCCACCACAACTTGTTGTTGCTTACAACACCAGCTTGCCGGCATGCTCCGACAAATTGTGGGAGTGGAACCCTGTAAGAAACAATGGCGCACCCTGTTGA
- the LOC131036747 gene encoding NAC domain-containing protein 35 isoform X1, which yields MFFQGMNSPKPDESSKHNQDVVMPGFRFHPTEEELVEFYLRRKVEGKHFNIELITFVDLYRYDPWELPGLAAIGEKEWFFYVPRDRKYRNGDRPNRVTASGYWKATGADRMIRDDNNCCIGLKKTLVFYRGKAPKGKRTSWIMNEYRLPQLEIQRTHKQNELSLCRVYKKAGTGEDRLEPKESHNLPAKVNENGEFSLAAITESFNRRPCQGNSSEFVRLQELPVASANHNNDDREMRCKLIVEERFASQMEFADAELENMQARIATESAWSRGMGEDVQLCLYPRAPHPTLEDLYNPCPPQLVVAYNTSLPACSDKLWEWNPVRNNGAPC from the exons ATGTTTTTCCAAGGGATGAATTCTCCCAAGCCAGATGAGAGCTCCAAGCATAACCAGGATGTGGTTATGCCGGGCTTCAGGTTTCATCCTACGGAGGAAGAATTGGTGGAGTTTTACCTTCGCAGAAAGGTGGAAGGAAAGCATTTCAATATCGAACTTATCACTTTTGTCGACCTCTATCGCTACGATCCTTGGGAACTTCCAG GTTTGGCTGCAATTGGAGAAAAAGAGTGGTTCTTTTACGTGCCGCGAGACAGAAAGTACAGAAATGGAGATAGGCCAAACAGAGTGACAGCGTCAGGGTATTGGAAGGCCACGGGAGCAGACAGGATGATCCGCGATGACAACAATTGTTGCATCGGATTGAAGAAAACGCTTGTATTTTACAGAGGCAAAGCACCAAAGGGTAAACGCACCAGCTGGATTATGAACGAATACCGCCTACCGCAGCTTGAAATCCAAAGAACTCATAAG CAGAACGAACTGTCACTTTGCCGTGTATACAAAAAGGCTGGAACAGGCGAAGACCGTCTTGAACCCAAGGAATCTCACAACCTACCTGCAAAAGTAAATGAAAATGGTGAATTTTCCTTAGCGGCAATCACAGAGTCATTTAACAGGCGCCCTTGTCAAGGCAATTCAAGTGAATTTGTCAGGCTACAAGAGTTGCCAGTGGCTTCAGCAAATCATAATAACGATGACAGAGAAATGAGGTGCAAGTTAATTGTGGAGGAAAGATTTGCAAGTCAGATGGAATTTGCAGATGCAGAGTTGGAGAACATGCAGGCACGTATTGCTACCGAAAGCGCGTGGAGTCGGGGGATGGGCGAAGACGTTCAGCTGTGTTTGTATCCGAGAGCTCCGCATCCCACGCTGGAAGATCTCTATAATCCATGCCCACCACAACTTGTTGTTGCTTACAACACCAGCTTGCCGGCATGCTCCGACAAATTGTGGGAGTGGAACCCTGTAAGAAACAATGGCGCACCCTGTTGA